The DNA sequence GTCACCCATGTCCTGAGGTTCGCAGGAGCCAGGCAGATGGGGTAGGTAGGAGATGGAGAGGCATCGCCAGCAAGGGGACTGTGCCAAAGGCCCTGGGGTTGGTACAAGCTTGGTGACTCCTCAGAGTGCAGGCTGTCTCTTCATTTGTGCATTCATTTGCTATTTACTGGACATCTGCTGAGCCCTAGTTCTtatttgggagggtgaggtgcaTCAGTGCACAGTACGGACATGACCTTGCCCTGGTGGGGCTTGCAGtctggtgggggagacagaccaAAAGCCGCGTACAACAGCTGGAAATAGTCTTAAAATGCTATGAAGGAAACAGTGGTGCGTGGAATGTGATGGGGTGTGGGGAAGATATGAAGCTAGAAAGTGAGTTGGGGCCACTCTGAGAATCTCTGTGATCCAGCCTTAGGAGTTTGTGCCCTTCCCAAGAACTGAACTGATTCCTATGTATCTTACGcagattttcaaaaatgtcacTCTGTTGATGGGGGCAGACTGAACTGGAAGGGGCTCTCGTTTGACTTGCTGCTTCCTGCTTTCCCCTTTCCTGGCACCTGGGAGGCTGGGTCACTGTTGCActctggcccagccctgccatctccgtccctctctccctcctgcaggACAGCCTCGCCCTGGGGCGCTCGGAGCAGCCGCACCCCATCTGCTCCTTCCAGGATGACttccaggagttcgagatgaTCGATGAcaatgaagaggaggaggaggatgatgatgaggaagaggaggatgatgATGAGGAGGGAGATGGGGATGGCAAGGAGGGAGGAGGCCCTGGCTCAGAGGCACCTGCCCCGGAGCCCCTtatcccctccccttccctggaggAGCCCCACAAGCACCGGCCCACTACGCTCCACCTGACTACACTGGGTGCCCAGGTGAGCGCGCTGACCCACAGCACCCTGGATTCTGCGTGCATGGCAGCGGGTCCCTCTCACCCCTGGGAGCTGGAACCGCCTAAGCCTGCTCTCTTGTCCCTCCACCCCAGGACTCCCTGAACAACAATGGAGGCTTTGCCCCAGCGCCCCCAGCCTCCTGGCAGGAGACAGCGCTGTGCTCACCCCTCAAGGAGCCCCTCAGAGGTGAGGGGTTGGGGGGCTGGCAAGGGGcacagggaaagggagggaggggagggggaaggggctggCTGCTGGAAGGAGGCCTGGCTCGAGGTGATGGTTATGGTTTCCACCGCCCAGCAGAGCTCCCTGGCCCCCTCCTGCCCACGGACTCTGGGCCTGGTGAGGCGCAGTCACCAGTGCGCCTGGGTTGTGACTGCGAAGGGAACCGGCCTGCCGAGCTCCCGGCCCCAGCCGGGGCCTCGCCCTCCTCGGATCCTGGCATTGAGGCCGACCTGAGAAGCCGCTCGAGTGGGGGCCACGGGGGACGTCGCAGCAGCCAGGAGCTGTCGTCGCCGGGCTCGGACTCGGAGGACGCTGGGGGCGCGCGTCTGGGGCGCATGATCTCGTCCATCTCGGAGACAGAGCTGGAGCTGAGCAGCgacggcggcagcagcagcagcggccgcTCTTCGCACCTCACCAACTCCATCGAGGAGGCCTCCTCGCCCGCctcggagccggagccggagcccgaGCCCCCGCGGGAACCCCCGCGCCGCCCCGCCTTCCTGCCCGTGGGCCCGGACGACACCAACAGCGAGTACGAGTCGGGGTCGGAATCGGAGCCGGACCTCAGTGAGGATGCGGACTCGCCCTGGCTGCTCAGCAACCTGGTGACCCGCATGATCTCAGAGGGTTCCTCGCCCATCCGCTGCCCCGGCCAGTGCCTGTCCCCCGCCTCGCGCCCGCCTGGGGAGCCCACGTCGCCGGCGGGCGGGGCCCCGGAGCGCTCCGAGGACCCCGAAGTCACAGCGGCGCCAGGAGGCGTGGAGTTGGTGGACATGGAGACGTTGTGCGGGCCGCCGCCCCCAGCACCCGCAGCGCCTCGGCCCGGCCCTGCGCAGCCCGGGCCCTGCCTCTTCCTCAGCAACCCCACGCGCGACACCATCACGCCGCTGTGGGCCACACCCGGCCGCGCCACCCGGCCTGGCCGAGCCTGCTTTGCCACCTGCTCGGAGGAGGAGGACGAAGAAGATGAGGAGGACGAGGACGATGCGGAGGATAGCACGGAGCCCCCCGGGGGCAGGGGCACCGGCCCTGCCGCGCCGCTGGACGCCTCTCTGGTGTACGACGCCGTCAAGTACACGCTGGTGGTGGACGAGCACACGCAGCTGGAGCTGGTGAGCCTGCGGCGCTGCGCCGGCCTGGGCAGCGACAGCGAGGAGGACAGCGGAGGCGAGGCCAgcgaggaggaggcagggactgCGCTGCTGGACGGTGGTCAGGGCCCTGGGGACGCCTCTCCCGACAGCCCTGACCTCACCTTCTCCAAGAAGTTCCTCAACGTCTTTGTCAACAGCACATCTCGGTCCTCCAGTGAGTGAGAGGTGGGGAATGGGGGTGGCCCTAGAGGAACAGGCCAGACTCCCTGGCCCTAGGTCCCATGCTGTCCTCCAAAGTGCCCAGGGTGGCCTgaaggctggggaggtgggcagtgCTGGTCACTGTCCCTTACCCAGGACATCAGCCTGGAGTACCCCCAGGAGGCTTCTGGGCAGGtagtggggtggggaggctgctCTGCCCTCAGCCTCGGGCGCGgggcttccctcccctccccgacTCAGGACACCCGCACCAGGCTGCCGAGGGGAGGGTCTCGGCTCTGGCCACAGCCAGGCCTGCAGGTACTTCCCTTGCCCCACCTGGAGTCACTGTgtctcctgtctctgtctctcaggcACCGAGTCCTTTGgccttttttcctgtgtggtcaaCGGGGAGGAGCGAGAGCAGACTCACCGGGCCGTCTTCAGGTAcggcctccctccctgctgctggcGACCCCGACTCTCAGTCCACGGACATTGCGGGACACGGGTGGtcctgcttcccctcccccagtgccctCTCTCCCGACTTCAGGTTCATCCCTCGACATCCGGATGAGCTGGAGCTGGATGTGGATGACCCTGTGCTGGTGGAGGCCGAGGAGGACGACTTCTGGTTCCGTGGCTTCAATATGCGCACGGGGGAGCGTGGTGTGTTCCCCGCCTTCTACGCCCACGCAGTGCCTGGCCCTACCAAGGACCTGCTGGGTGAGGCCCgtccccaggggcaggggcagctctTCTCCCAGACGCTCCCCGCCACCCTCTGACCTGAGCCCTGTGTGCCCCCA is a window from the Eulemur rufifrons isolate Redbay chromosome 16, OSU_ERuf_1, whole genome shotgun sequence genome containing:
- the MAPK8IP2 gene encoding C-Jun-amino-terminal kinase-interacting protein 2, yielding MADRAEMFSLSTFHSLSPPGCRPPQDISLEEFDDEDLSEITDDCGLGLSYDSDHCEKDSLALGRSEQPHPICSFQDDFQEFEMIDDNEEEEEDDDEEEEDDDEEGDGDGKEGGGPGSEAPAPEPLIPSPSLEEPHKHRPTTLHLTTLGAQDSLNNNGGFAPAPPASWQETALCSPLKEPLRELPGPLLPTDSGPGEAQSPVRLGCDCEGNRPAELPAPAGASPSSDPGIEADLRSRSSGGHGGRRSSQELSSPGSDSEDAGGARLGRMISSISETELELSSDGGSSSSGRSSHLTNSIEEASSPASEPEPEPEPPREPPRRPAFLPVGPDDTNSEYESGSESEPDLSEDADSPWLLSNLVTRMISEGSSPIRCPGQCLSPASRPPGEPTSPAGGAPERSEDPEVTAAPGGVELVDMETLCGPPPPAPAAPRPGPAQPGPCLFLSNPTRDTITPLWATPGRATRPGRACFATCSEEEDEEDEEDEDDAEDSTEPPGGRGTGPAAPLDASLVYDAVKYTLVVDEHTQLELVSLRRCAGLGSDSEEDSGGEASEEEAGTALLDGGQGPGDASPDSPDLTFSKKFLNVFVNSTSRSSSTESFGLFSCVVNGEEREQTHRAVFRFIPRHPDELELDVDDPVLVEAEEDDFWFRGFNMRTGERGVFPAFYAHAVPGPTKDLLGSKRSPCWVERFDVQFLGSVEVPCHQGNGILCAAMQKIATARKLTVHLRPPASCDLEISLRGVKLSLSGGGPEFQRCSHFFQMKNISFCGCHPRNSCYFGFITKHPLLSRFACHVFVSQESMRPVAQSVGRAFLEYYQEHLAYACPTEDIYLE